The sequence ACTGGCTGAAGTAGCATTGCTAACTGCCATGCACCCACTTATTAGAGGCTGGCTCTCAGGGAGGCCTGCTGAAGCCAATTACCTGCTAGCTAGCTTTCTAGGGCCTACAACACTGGGGCTCGTCCACAAGGAGGCCTGCTAATACTCAGGGAGGCCTGCTGAGGCCAGCTACCTGATAGCAAGTCTAGCTAGCTGTCAAAGCCTGGAACACTGGGGCTCGCCCACAGGGAGGCCTGCTAAAGCCAATAATTGATAACATGCATTCGATAGCTGCCAGAAACCCACACTGCTGGGGACTCGCCTCCAAGGCAGCCCACTAGGGCCAGCTGCCTGGCAGCCAGTACTATATGGCTAAATACAGCACCCACACTGCTGGGGCTTGCCTTCAGAGAGGCCTGCTAAGGCCATCCAAATGATAGCAAGCCATAGCTAGCTGCCAAGAGCGTGTCTTGTTGCTACAACATCCACACTGATGGACTACTATCTGATAAAAATATACTAGCTATCAGGAACCCATTTACTGGGGGCTGCTCACAGGGAGGCCTGCTAAGGCCAGCTACCTGACAGCGCATGTGCTGGCTGCTAAGTGCCCAACATGGTGAGGACTCACACTGAAGAGAGGCCTGTTAAGGCCAACTACCTTATAGCAAGTCTTGTAGCAGAGATAGACTGTTTAAAAAGCAGCTAAGCCTCGTAGAAGCCTCACTCTTTATCTAAAAAGCCACCCATAATGAACCCAACTCTTGAGCGTCCATTCAGCGGGCTTAGGAGAGTCTAGCTAGGGCCTACAGTAACTAGTTTTGAAAAGCGGGCCACAGCAAAGAGATGCTATTCAAAGAAGGGGCCTAAACAGCCTATTCTGCCTCCACACCAGACTGCATTATGCCCCAATGCAGAAGGGGGCGGGCCTTTGCCAAACGACTCTCAAAGGAGAGGAGGCCAGCACTAGGGATGCAAAAGGGAACCTACACTCACCTAATGAGGGGTCAAAGGCAGAATGCTTTACAGACTGCCTTCATATTCCTAGCGCTAAGCCTAGGCCAGCTGTCAGGGTGGCCCGGGTAAGGGCCAGCCCACAAAATATATATCTACCTGGCGCTCCTCAGAGCAGCAGCCTCTACAGAACAACTCTCATCTGAGAGGAGGCATGATCACTCAAACTGACACCGCTAAGGTGGCTAAAAAATACCATAAAAAGCCTTAGCTATCCTAAATTAATTTTAGGATGAGTGATGCTAACCagataatacacacacacacaggggcggagccagacattgttaacattcggggcttagcccaaatctatatttgtccaaagacaatttaattttctattaacagctttactgacatgaaaggagcttttgttgtcgtattcttgtttagaaaatgtacattaattGGCACTGTAATTTATAAAACTTTGTTGGATGTAGCAGCTCTAGGGGGCATGCACCCccggaagaaaattttgtacattttaaggttaaatgcatcaatctggtgcactctggaaactcaaaattaagagcttcaacccatgtacagtgtgcaaattgaacaacgaaacagcattgacttgaacctggacattaaaaagggttcaaacatcttttttacaatacttttgtactcatttctttttaaaagataaatccttgagcttGATTTTGATCACCAGCTGATCACGTGCGCAAATGTGTACACTTCTCTTTATAACACGCAGCACAGacagactgtatatatacttaatcaatgtcttttgctgttttataaaggcacaaagccatatcacGGTTTTGATTTTAGCTCATTGGCAAACGtagtatgttttaaattttcagcTCATTATGAAATGGTGGCAGCAGCGAGTATCATtaatgggaaacactgaatgaatgtatagctgataaatgtgctaaagttgtcatatcGCTTGTAATATAACAAAAACCCTTCCACCGGACAGAGAGATATTgaggtgcttctcaatatccctcctcatTTCCTCactcctccgtcctccatcctatgacccggaaaacgatcaagctcagccatcttgaaggacatctcaattctctaattgcaccgcGAGGAGGCGAGGAACGAGGAGTGAGGAGACTTCCTGAGGAGTtatgagcgaggatacacaggtgcatcctttgcggaagtctttctcaTCGAGTAACCTGACGCATGCAcaaattctcctcccccttcttatctgtcacaataatttaaatgtatgctttacttttacagattaaataaactttatatctcatatatttcaactaggcatcttgctttattcatatttattatatttttttaaataaccaaactttaacaacatgtgggtagatccctcgagtgtagctgatgacgctttgaagtgaTGCTAAAGGGAGCAAGGatttatcatttcacttgattcaattcctccgtCCTCTCATCTTTTCCTTGTgtccttccctcgcatcctggaggggtggagctaagaagcaaggaaaggaagcaaggaaaggaaacaaggatgcacaaataagaattgagaagcacccagaGTCTCGAGGCATGCCGCGTGAACTCGCTGtcggagaggagagagagaaagcgctgCCGGTGTATGGTCGGATACTGTATGCAGTATATGCAAAGCCAAAgcgcaatgaaataaagcaacttatgaTTTCGGGGGTTTTGTCCAGTTTCATACTTGCTCAATGACAGTCATTACATTCGGTGCTTGACGCCACCCCTGCACACACATTAAAAATCCTTTACTAGAATTAGATGAATGCCCAAACGCTTCCTACACAGGGAACATCGATCTAGAAAAAAACCAaaagtatttaattaatttaaaagacCTAGAACAGTTCACCCTGCGACCCTGGCGACCTAACACGATGAAGAACGTGAGGTCTTCCACCCTATAAGGCCCAAAAAggagcatttattattataattactatCGGATGGTGGCATCGACACATACCCATATTCCTTCCACAAAACCTACACAGGGAACAGTGGCCTATAAAGAAAATACTTTAGTATTTAAATAGTAACCAGACCTCAAACAGTTCAACCTGGTGACCTAGCACCATGGAAAATGTTAAGGTCTACCACTCTTTTCGAGCCTAAAAGggcattatatttttttctgaatatgCCCCTTCAACCTCAGTATGCAGGTCAGGAAGGAATGGAAAGCTCACTTGAGCTGTAGGATTATGGCCAGAGAGAAAACGATTGTCATGCCTTTTCAAATGCACGCGGTCTCTCACCTAACATGCTGCCATGGCAACTGTAATCTGCCGACAGCGCGTTCCATAATCTCCAACAGCTCAGCATACGTGGGACAGGGTGGCTGAGAGGATTCAGTAAACTCACCCTCTCTATCCTCCTCAGCCATTTCCTGCTTGGCTGGATGTGCACTCGCCGCTGGACCTGAGGATGCAGATGACAATGCATCCTCTCCCAGCAGCTCACTCTCATGAGCCGCCGAAGCGGTAAGCGGTCACACCCCTCTCAAACTGTTCGGCAAAGTCCATCTGAGAGCCCCATGATCTGTCTCAGCGTGAGCGGGACCCGAACCACTAGGTCCAGATGCTGAAAAGAGAGCCAGACGAGAATAGAGCgttcttaacttaaaaaaatgctACAGTTTGCACAGGCAACTCCCTCGAGAATTTCCTGTGTGTGCTCTTCTTTTTACTATTTGTGTTATAAACAGTAAGTCAGTGGCCCTCTCCTGTCCCTCTCCATGTTATTTCACATTCATTTATCAACTCTATGATCTGCTCATTCATTTAACAAGGGCCTTGGGGGCGGTGTGAGGACCCTGAGACTCACAACGCATTTAATTACAGAACCCCTATGATACCCAGCTCCTTAATTGATTCAGGCTTCCTTTGTGTGCTTCTGAACGGTAAGAGACATAAACACAATGAACTGTCATAATTTGCTCGCCCTTACGTCATTCGAAATACACAAAATTTTCATTCATctgcaaaacacaaatgaagatatttttaatgagacTTGAGAGAATTCTGTCCCTCCAAAGAAAGTCCATTCCACCAAAAATGTAATGAGTCAAAAGGTTCAAGGGGCTGCTATATAGAaccctagggttcttgactcaaagAACACTTAATAGCCATtttctatataaggagaaatgccttaaaaggttagttcacccaaaaaattaaaataatgtcaattattactcaccatcatgacgttctacacccataagaccttcgtttaaatctgatcttcggaacacaaattaagatatttttgattaaatccgatggctcagtgaggcctctatagccagcaagttaatttacattttcagtGGCCAAAAAGTTACTAaaccatatttaaaacagtgcatgtgagttcagtggttcaaccttaatattataaagcaatgagaatactttttgtgtgccaaaaaataataataataaaaaagacttatatctagtgatggccaatttcaaaacactgcttcgaatcttttgtttcgaatcagtgattttttttttttttgtttgtttcgaatcagtgatttttttgttgttgtttcgaatcagtgatacCTTTGACAGAATTACATTTttggtgaaccatccctttacgGAGAACAGATCAATGTCTTTGCTGTGGTCTAGTAAGTTTTCAGAGATGCTCGGCCATATTTCATTCTCTTCGGACAGAAATCAAGCTCTAGGCAGAGATTGCCTGCGGGGGAAGTCATCTCATTCACTTAATATGTCTGACTACCATTTATTCCACTACAAGTGCCCCAACCACACAGTCCACAGGACTAGAGGATCCTTGATTCTGTTTGACAAATGACACCAGCAGTATATATGTACCCTTAGGGTGTTCTGTCAGGTCTTATGGGTTACTCTGTTGCTATGACGATGGAAGGTGAAACTGAGGTCATCTAACAAAAAATTAATGCTGTAAATGAATAGTTGCTCAAAAGAGGGGTGGTTCTTGGGATCATTACATTGATTTCCCATATTAAAGTTTGACAGGTAACGAGCAACTGGTGACAGATGGGTAAGGGGGAATGGCCCTCCCCCTTCCCAGCATGTCACTGTTTGCACTGCCCGCTAGTGAAAGAGCTGGTCCTCTAGAGAATGTTTGTTTGAAGGTGGTTCATTGAGCTGTTATATCATTAGGTTTTTACTGCCCACTGGACACAGGATAACATTGCCGTAACTTATTGATTGGCCGACAGCAAGACCGAACCCATGTTATGATGATAAGTCCATAAACATCATCAAATTGAAGATAGAGACAAGCTCTACAGGTATTACTCATCATCTTGATTTTAATGCAGATGTGGTGCTCAATTTCACCCCGGCTGGTATCACAATTCATAATTTAGATCTCTTGATGAGTATGCTGAGAGTCTTGTTTGAGAATgttgaaaatattccaggagaAGAACAGGCAATTTGAAACTGTTCCGTGGAGTAGATGAGATTATAGCCTTATAGGAGACACTAAAAATTGGCGAAGAAGGGGAACACTAACTTGTGCTACTATTTCTTGTCAAAAGCAGTGTATGTGtgcaaaaaactaaaatatatttactgaagAGAGATGTTCTTTCTAGGAAAAGTCTTTGTGTTAATTTAAGTTGGGCCTTGTATTGGGATGGGAGGGAGAGGGGAAGGGTGAGTTCTGTTCAGATCGGCGACAGATGATCACACTTGGCAATGTTAATCCTCCTTATTTTCCATGTGAATTTCCTCTTGCTCTGCCAGCTGATTTTCTCTAATGACTAATAAGCACTTCCTCTAAAATCTTTAACCCAGGAAGAGTTAATCTGTAATATAATCTGGCCATTATGAGTGCTGCTAACAATGTgagacaacattaaaaaaaaacaaacaaacatcttTTCGTTCTTTCCCAAATTCAATTTAGGGTCATAGGGTACAATGGGGCTGAAGCTCTCCTGGGgcacttttaatttttttattattattatttaattttttatttttttgcctcaAAAAGTGAAATGTTAACACCTGTTTGTCTTTATGCACTGCACTGCAAAACTGATTTGATccattattaaaattttgcaGATTGtaactgaaaaaatatatatatattttatatatccggatatattttgaaaacatgtaaatatattaagGGGGACATGACATATTTTCTGACATGAGAtcacactacacacacacagaaacattcaggagCACAGAAACTTATCAACGCTGCCCTGCGACTTTTAGATATAAAACAGTTTTGCTACCGAATCGCTAAATTATATTTCTCAGCAACTAGGGTGTTACATTGCTATTTTGAATAAGCTttgttgttaaagggataggaagatatttggaagaatgattgtaaccaagcagatctcgtcCCACATCGACTAGCatagtgggaaaaaaaatactatggtaatCGATGGGGACGAGATTTGCTtgtttacaaacattcttccaaatatcttccattgtgttcagaacaaagaaatgtatacaggtttagaacaacttgagggtgagtaaataatgactgttaaataatgattttttcattttcatcagaTGCAGATAtgaatttctctctctctctctctacaattaattcaaataaatgctataattcattaattgaaataaatgtaatcttacGCACTACTTTATGTCTGATTCAAAGCAGGCAGAATGCTAGATATAACAAGCCGTAACCGACAAAAATAACCATCAGTTTTATCCTTCCGGTCAAATATTGTGCTGCAAACATCAATAACAGCTTTAACTTGTCAATGCTGGCCAATGACCATAGTATAAGCGGAATAATCTATggctagctgtgcattaaacGCTTCGCTTCGCTTTTTCCCCCGATTATTTTCAACCCTCATTCTGATTCTCTgtctgaattttttatttttttttttatttttttgaagggGCAGCTCTTTTAAGGCTTGTCATTAAACGGccactgttatgattggctTATGTCATTGCACAGGACAGTAACAGTATCAACGCCCACTCTCTAATgcacatgtgtgtgttttgaaaatattatcCATATAAAACTGCTATGTACAGACAAAACATTATGAAATCAAAGACTCTTAAGGCACGTGGTGTGAAAACTGTGATGTAGGacagtaaaatatattgaaCATAGTGTACATTGATTCCCTCACAGACTGATTCTCATTTGTGGAAAGTGAAATATGGTGTCCACAGGCAAAAGTCTATACCCCCTGGGGGCTTTTGCCTCAGGCTTTGCAGCTTTTTTAACCTATTCactatttgcattttttttttttaaaccaaactCCTTTTCTTTTTAAACAGTTTAGGCTGCTTTATATTTCTATAGGATATTTCAGAGAAGAAATCTGTTGAGGTTCATCTTGTGCAACTAGAGTTGCCTTGTGCTGCCTCTAGCTTAGTTAGTCAAATCACACCCTTATTCAGTTTTAAATCAAACCACTAATATGTTTGTGATGtttttaatatgtaaatatataataaagtgATAATTATACCCTTAAAATAACCATAGCAACAGTACACTGCTGgagcaattttattttatttttttttttttataggatCATCATTTGGCAGAATTTAGACCTACTGGGGCATTGAAGTTATGAAGGGGgccagttttatatatatatatatatatatatatatatattgatttatgatacatgtatttcaaatacaaaatagtatttttgtaatttgtatttgatagggttgatgaagatggctttgtattttgtatcaaaatactttagtgttttgtatttttgtagttttaaaatactgtgaaacactttgtaagaagtctacatgatgacatcataaaaatgcAGCCTCTGATTGGTGCTTAGTCTATAGTTTGCCCAGACTTGTTGAGTTCAGAACAGatgttaagttttggtgttCCTTTTAGTAGCTTAGGCTAAATATTttaccaatttacataatgttcttgaaaactattataccgagcagcagccccctatatttatgatttaCAATCAATTGATTTATTAGTTAAATACTAGTTGCTATGAATAAAGGTGCCATCAGTTGTCCTCTTATGAATGACTTGTTTGTCATCaagtcagtgttgctgatgcaaagtaggccctttgttaccaaacaccaagtaactaaattaggatacaattataaataatttgcaaactgttaaaaattaaactgttggttactttaaaactaaccttcatcTGGGAGATCACATGTGAATATTTCATCTGTTAAAgacacaatatgtaaattttcgccactagaggtcgcatATTCAGTTGCTTATCCTTGATTTTTAGGAAtcatgggatgtgttgttttcacgtctacagccagtggaaaagaatcaggatgggactcgggcagaaataatgttcatggatgagattattaaagttactgtaatatgaagcagagcagggcgagTGATGTTGGAGCTTAATGAGAccattgctaatgagagacaaaCGTGACACATGTCTtgagagcagcagaacttttattatgccgcagtcgcTGCTTTCGCCTTTTTTGGTCTAGCGTATGTGAGGTAacacagcgctgtttatcatattagatacatttgagtattgaaagttgttataatgcttcTCTGTGCGTTTGCTTggcggctgctatgagacacttgttgcacactacAGTAAGCTCGATCTTAGTAATGGTAAAACCTGGTACTcatggtaaatcaagaaaacgtatataacatgattagtttccAGTCAATGAATGAATCCAAATAGTTATGAATCCAAATACAatgcgtctttggtgtttccatggtttctacaaaaacgGAAATTgagggtatgatgtcattgataggcaacGCACGGACACAGTGctttaaaattgcttatttctctggatttaaacattcttggaaacatttgggataatgtaagtacacaagccaacaaaatatataacattgttctagtggtttttggatttttaatctaaaaatcctacacattgtgcctttaactggtttcatatgtcagatttattgcatgactCGGGCAGAGGAAAGCTgttgctatcaaacattgtttgtttaatcaactgagtcagtgtaatggtgaagggatCGATCAAATAGGCCAATTGATGGAAGGTTTGCGaagaaatttcatgctcccttgtaaaagtattttttagtatttttaagatacaaaaatacagtagtttatttttatatggtgtggctgctgtattttgtaatttattttgatacacttaaaattaagttatttggtattttatttaaaaaaaaaaaaaaaaaaaatatatatatatatatatatatatatatatatatatatatatatatatatatatatatatatatatatatatatatgtttccCAACCCTCTCTCTCTAACTAATTTTTCCTAGGGGGTGCGATTTATCTTAAGGAAAGGACTCCAAGCTGTTCAACATGACAGTGATTTGGCTACTTTAAGGATGCAAATGAAAAAGCACCGTTTTACATGCCAGCCTCGCTTCTCTCCTCACGTTCAGCACCCAGTTACTGAAAGAAAGGCAGAAGCCAAGCGCTTGGTGATTTTGCACTGCACGCACACTTTGTTTGCTTTGAAATGTAGGATCAAACAGGGCCATGCCGCACAAGGTTAGCCTGTTAGAGGACAAATATACTGtatctgtctctctttctctcttccgctctcacacacactcgcCTCACGTTTCCGCGCTCGCTTTCCAACGTGCTGCTTTGACGCCCAGATGTCTCTCCTCTCCTGTGCCCGGCTCCTTACACACAGTTACACGCTGCATACTAATAAACTTCAGCCTGAACGGGATGAACGAGACACAGAAATGTCGTTCATCTCTGTCACACGCTGATTCTCCTTCACGCAACATGTTGTGACATCCTTTTCCTCCCGTCTTTACGCATGTAAAGGACATTACGCATCGCCAAAACGATGTTATTTAGCACCACCGCGTCTTTAACGTCCACACTGCGTCGTTTATTTTTCTCGGAGCTTGTAATGAACGGATTGCTTTTGACGGGAACGTTTGACGggtttctgaagatgaatggacCGTGAATGTGGACAAGATAAAATGACAAGGGGGTGTCCGGCTTTAAAATCTAAACATGTACGGGAAAATGTGCATTTATTATGAGTGATCTCTCATATTGACACGTCCTGTcagtgcgagtgtgtgtgtgagagagagcggGCGCGTGCGCACGCGCGTGTATCCATCGCCTGTAGTCTATAGATCTGTGTTACTGCGCCAGGATGGAGATGACGCAAATGACCCAGCTCCCCAAAAAGTGTTTCAAGACGAACATGGCGGCAACTTAACACAGGACccaagatgatgatgatgatgaacagCAGAGAAGATCGAAGGCAATCCGCCCAGATAGGGAAAGCGCAGCTCGTTCAGCGTCTTTCCTTCCCTTGAGGAGATACGGGGACACAGGCAGGAGCTTCGGGAACAGAGGAGGCATGTTGTCACACAGAAAGCGCTTTTTCTCCCGGGAGCCATGCGGAATAACGGAGATATGACCGCGCGCGGCTTTATCTAGCCCAGAGAGTCGGATACAGCTGCCGGGAGCGCTGTTTAACGGGAAGAAAACATTACAAATCAATGCATTTTGTGGCAGAGGAGCCGTCGCGGTGGAGTCGGCCAGTGCTGCTCTTTCCTGAAATATGACCAGGGGTGCTTGGACGTGTCGGCAGCAAGATGACGGCTTAAAAATCTGCTTCGCACCCCGAGAGGACGAAAAGCCATTATTCACCGATTCGGAAAGGGCCCAGAGATGGCGACTGTCCTTAGCCTCTCTTTTGTTTATCACCGTTTTGCTCTCTGATCATCTGTGGTTCTGCGCCGAGGCGAAACTGACGAGGACGCGAGACAAACGGATGGAGCACACGAACCATATACTTTCATCCAGCCATCAGAGAGAGCAGAGTCTTATTTTTATAGGCAATTCTACCAAACCTCTGTGGAGACTTGAAACTTGTCATCCTGACAGCCTCTCCAAAAACTGCTGGACTTTCGGCGAGGCGGAAGCCGTGTGCTCGGGCCTCTCCGAGTGGAACCTGAGCGATTTCTATCTTTCTTTTTGTAACTCCTACTCGCTTTTGGATTTGTTTCACGGGTTTGGGAGTCCGGACAATTTGACCTGTAACCTGGACATGGCTGATGCGTCGGGATGCAGCCAGTGCGTTCAGGCTTACCAACGCTACGACCGACGAGCTCAG is a genomic window of Chanodichthys erythropterus isolate Z2021 chromosome 14, ASM2448905v1, whole genome shotgun sequence containing:
- the LOC137036346 gene encoding NALCN channel auxiliary factor 1 translates to MTRGAWTCRQQDDGLKICFAPREDEKPLFTDSERAQRWRLSLASLLFITVLLSDHLWFCAEAKLTRTRDKRMEHTNHILSSSHQREQSLIFIGNSTKPLWRLETCHPDSLSKNCWTFGEAEAVCSGLSEWNLSDFYLSFCNSYSLLDLFHGFGSPDNLTCNLDMADASGCSQCVQAYQRYDRRAQEKYREFELLVQKYETDVYSVRTCMEECTTVYKHWLCAQFFHTTQMHCSNRIPCRKYCLEVQQRCPFILPDNDELIYGGSPSFICTGLQEDNPSDAETECCDVRWDSRADNSSKGTLKRTHPSCQHGTSLTSSAASRLCNSRLKLCLLVLVLLHTVATLTASHNPTGFNLTSSSSNEE